The segment catttatttatttcaattaaaggccctataacccAAACAAAACTGATGGGCGAACTTGTGGACTGGATTTGTATCAAGAACAAATTTTAACCCCGCtccagccctgcactccagcaaggatatagccagtgtccgggtcgttactcaaaaaagattatttcttGCAAGATATTATTTCTCCACTACtagcttatttatcaaacgggtgctttctcttcatcctctgcaaatgaagctacagtaggtagtttggtagagggatgtttgaataaattagcgtttgtgattgacaacgcgattgacaatgttcGATAACACAATACTTATAGTCAGCAACTAGTCATCATATCTCCCGCTTCGTGAAACACattaatgctcagtagtacacatttatggctgtatttgcattgtaataaaatgcatttattttttcattggGCATATATGTGgctgaaacaggtagcctagtgcatcccAGATTTTTCAGCATTAACATTTTActataacatagtcactatggcctttagaaatgtttttggggaggtggggtagtgcacaataggccccttTGGCGCGGCCTAAGCTTTTGTCCTTAATGGTATTTTTTCCTTACATTACTTTAAAATcgaaaccagtacttttataattttagagtaaaaagcttgagttgatacttaaacttctacaaaagtcttttaaaatcctagtatctatacttctacttgagtaatgaatgtgaatacttttgacaccactggtGATGCGCATGTAATTTTCATCAATCACAACTTTTAATGGtaaaaattgtttgtttttttgctctCGGGCAGACATTTAGTCATCTGGGCAGTTGATTGAATGCACTCTATTTGTCCCTCACAGCCCCCATTTGTCTCCTTTTATTCCCTCCAGAAATTAAACATGGTTTTGTGAGGATGTCATCAGCATTAGACCGGTTCAACATAGGATAGGGATCCCTATGCTAGATACATGcaaatattgacaaaaaaaaaaaaagatttcgaTTGATCTAGTTCAAATTGTACTTAGATTAGCTTTATAAAAAGAGTAAAGTGTCTCAGAAAATTACAATTTTGCCTTTATATAGTACCATAAGGGATTATAAAATTAAtcctgtttgtctgtctgtaACTTAAATGTCACGGGACTGGCCTGAATGGGTTAATGTGCCTTTAAgctcataaataaataattacatgttCTTCTTCTACACTGCAGAGAAACACTCGCTGTATTACATTTACACTGGTTTGTCCAAACCTGTCAATCTGCCAGGCATCTATGAATTCACTGCTATGGGTCTGCTAGACGACATACAGATCGACTATTACAATAGTGGGGAACAGAAGAAGATTACCAAACAGACCTGGATGAAAGAGAAAATGCAGGTGGATTACTGGGAAAAAGGCACCCAGTCGAGAAAGAGCAAAGAAGAGTGGTTTAATGTGAATATCGACGTTCTGATGAAACGCATGAGACTCAATGAATCAGGTGAGCAACATTCATACACATTAACCTGCAGATACACATTATCATTTGATGTTTATCATCACCTGACAAACATTttgattgtcttttttttttttttttctcagatcttCATGTTCTTCAGAGGAGAGTTGGTTGTGAAATTGAGCAACAGAAAAATGAAGAAAAGTTTTCCAAAGGTGTTTATGAGTTCAGCTTTGATGGAGAAAACTTTCTGTCTTTTGATGATAGAGACTCTCAGTGGGTCGCTCCAGTTGATGCAGCTCTACCAACCAAGAGAAAATGGGACAATGTCCCCATGCTGAACCAATACTTCAAAGGCTACCTGGAGAAAGAGTGTGTGGACTGGCTCAGCAAATTCAGAGAATATGGAGATGAGGAGCTCAGGAAAGCTTGTGAGTAAATCTGTTTGTATTTGTTTGATATTCTTTCATGCAGATGCAACTGATTGATGAACTAATTTCTGTGTTTTTCAGCTCCTCCAGATGTTTATGTGTTTGCCAAAAGGTCTACCAGTTACAAAACCAAACTGAAACTCACCTGCATTGCCACCGGCTTCTACCTCAGAGATGTGACTCTGTTCATTAGAAAATATCGCACATCTCTGCCTGAAGGAAAGATTGAATCCACAGGAATCAGACCAAACCATGATGGGACCTTCCAGATGAAGAAGACTGTGGAGATCTGGGAGAATGAAAAAGCAGAATACGATTGTTTTGTGGCTCACAGAACCTTCAAAGAACCAATTATCATCAATTGGGGTAATTAAAGCAGATacacagagagacagaaacatcaCCTGATActgaaataaattgtatttatcttCTAGTTTCCCACTTTTTTGCTACTGATATCCTTAATTTcttaatactatttttatatttgtgCATTTGTATAGATGGGAAATGTATAGACTGCCTACCAGACAAAGTCACAGTTATGATTGCAACAGCGATTGGAGGTTTACTTGTAATAGCACTCACTGCTTTGATAATTTACATCATAAGAAAGAAAAGGATTATTGGTAAGTAATAACTCGATTAATGATGATCAACGTATCCctatttttaattttgtgttgTTAAAACCTGAGACACTGGGCTAGACTCTTGTTGTTTCTATCCCATAATATTTGATTAGTCTTCCAAACACAATGGGCCTCAGTTATCAATCTAATGCAGAAAGGAGCGCAGATCTGAGAGCTCAAATCAACTTAAGACATAATTTGCGTGTGATTCGTGAAACATTTGTATGCCACCAATCCCACTAATACAGCAGGCTAGACTAACTCTACACTAACATAACTAGGAGAAAATAAGTAAAAGTAGTACCTTCCTAACCctaataaagataaatcaatattTACATCACAActcaagtttacattcacttctccctggttctgtggagagagagagagagagagaaacaaagcATAGCTTGCTACAGCAACAGAACCTTACAGGTCTGGACATAACATTGTTAGTTTTGCTGTATGTTAGTTTTGAACAATGTAAGTTTTACATATGTAACATTAAAACCCAATGTGCTGCTGTAATAGAGTAAAGATACATGTCACTATGCATCAGCAAGCTTTTCACAatcatacacttttttttttattattttttttttggtgaccaaaattttggtgcatccctttGTAATAGGTTATCACACACATTGCAAATACATTTTGACATTTCATGTTTTCTCTAACAGGACAGAACACTGATAGAGGACAACACTCTGAAAATGGACGAAACACTTGTGAACTAGACCGTTATAGTAGTCAGAAATACTGATAGTGGACAAGACACTGATAGGGAATGGACACTGCGAAGGGAGGAGCAAACGACGGTGTGGCATCAGGCCTCGGAGAGCCTTTTATGAAACATAAAGTGACCGAAGGGGGgggaaagtgtccaaataaacagGGGATCTGGTGTTCTCGTCAGCATGGCATCTCATGGGTCAGGTACTCGTCCGGACCGTGGGACCAGCAGCTCGTCAGTTCGGGGACGCTTGATTCCCTCAACACTCCCTTCCTGAACCCACAAGGACACCAGCGTACATGCACTGGGAAGAGACCGGTCTCGCAAGGAGAGGTACGCTCCGCATTTCAGCAGTGGCAGTAATGAGGTTTCATTCAATTAAGGTGTGCCTCATCACATGCCACCAGAACTggtgctagcataaccaaatttatggtatttactacttgccatagcaacactatacaGAGCAAAATGTGTGATAAATTCAAAAGTCTTTTGAAGATATGGCTGAATAGTTATTTCACCAtattaaaagtacatttctggctgaagtaagtTTTTCaactcagtttttagtattcatttaatacgagacaaatctgctattattttaatctccaatctgtTATTAATCAGTTTAGATATCTTATTAATGCtttgcaaaccagcagaagacacttacTGGTTTCAAATTCCTGTCGTGCAGATGGGAAAAGTTGTTAAAAATGCCccactgttattaaactatgataTTCTATGACACTATCAATGTAATTTACGCCATATACTTTTATGGATTTTAATAAGAAACCACAAATTATTATTTCAAGTACTGTAAAGCAtttttaaatgtctaaatgtgtttgtgCACATTTTTGTGAACTATACAGCTGTGTCTTGCacagtgttgaggaaagttacttttaaaagtaatgcattacaagattgagttactccctaaaaaagtaactaattatgttacttagttacgaTTTAtaaaactttgctcgaagtatcgcctgggtctctacacatgaactcaagcattgagaacattgtttgtgaacacagagtttactaaaaagaaaggtttttgaacaactcactttcattGTTTGGGTTTCccctcgcagccatcttgccagtcaagtgttgatttccgaatgcgaatgaatggactccatacgACGAAATATTATAgacttatatgaggctctttttacaactagaaggttaatatttttttttcacttgcgataaaacaacgaattagccgtgcatttatatggaaatatgctttaggagctatccatcctcgcattcggagatcaacacttcttgactggcaagacggccgcgagcggaaactcaaacagtgaaagtgagttgttcaaaaactgtcttttcagtaaactctgtgtacacaaacaatgttctcaatgcttgagttcatgtgtagagacccagacgatacttccagaaaagtttcatggtgtgtcgagccttcttagtgttgtaaaaatatcgattttgatgcgcttaaatttatgcccctagttctaCCATTCACctgccattgaaaacaaaaccaaatcacggtcaatctcaaaaacggttTGTTTGtagtaattatgcttttagatataagtttgtctcgtttacagtaaaaataacagcccaggttgcattttggcaatagttatcctttaagcatTCTGGATGAACTTCAGCATGAACTTCACGTCATATGATTGTATGCAACTGGATTCAACCAAAAGTGATTTGGAGTAAAAGACTCCAGGCAGACTACAGGACCAGTACCAGGATGTGGGCAGCTATTTTGATATAGGGTCCCTACATACATACTGAAATAAACTTTACACAAACACTAGGAATCTATTGATTTCGATCAAGATGCTACTCTGAGTAAAAATGCAAATACTTGACTTTTAGATGTACTACTCACTTGGAAATATCAGCTGTTCTATTCTAGTGTTATTTACCTACATCCAATAATGAATCAAACAATGTAAATATTTATGTCTGTGTGCACAATCACTACAACAGGTCTTCCTCGGATTCAGGGAAAAATGTGTAATGggagatttgttgtatttgttACTGTCAACACTAAGGATCCTGACAAACATCATGTTTGTGGGTTTTTTGAGCTGCTTGTAAATAGTTACATTATAATTACATTAATAATGATGTAATTATACATCTAGTCCTCGACTGTTATATGGCACAAGAGATTATGTACACCCTGTAAGCCCAAAATGAATGTGTAGTTAAAGACTATTGCTGTGATAAAGATGTGTTTCTGTGTTCACCTCATTTCAGAATGTCTTTTTAACTGTGGATAACTCAGGGAGTTGATAAATAATGAACTAAGTGTTACTTCTGAAGTGTATCATCATCTGATTGACTGCTCTGAATAAGAATCTTATTCTCTGCTTAGTAATGTTAGATCGCTGTCCCCATGCCTAGACAATTAAGATTCAGCCCCAGATGCCAGATCCCAtcagaaaatatcagtttgtccAGTAACAGAAGAGCAGAGCAGTCTAATACCCAAACCCTGTTAACAGGAGGTCTTGTCTGGTACCCAAAATACCCAAAACACTATTAACAGTCTTCTGACAGCCAAGAAGTACGCCAAAATGTTATTCCATCCTGACGATTACACCAAAATGTTGACTTAGAAAAACTAGTGAAACTGAAGAGCAGAAGCAGGAGACGAAGTTATGATGGTAAAAAGGAGCAGAGTTTATTGAATAGTTTTAGTTGCGTATGTTTCAATGCTCAGACTTCGTCTGAAGAGCTCAAATTCAACAAGTATTGTTATACAGTACCAAACTGCTTCAAAACAGCATCCCATAAACATTGAGGTTCATAAACATGCCCTCATATGTCTTATTCATGAAGACAAACAGGCCATGAAACTACACATTCATGAGACTAAACaacaactgaaaaaaaatatatatataaaaaaacaataatataaatgactaatcaattaatgaatcaatgaaatGGATATATAactataatgattattataaatgattatgattAAATGGAATAATTAAATGATTAATGATTATGAATGAATGAAGAATAAATGAAGAATAAAGGAATagaaagtaaaacacaacacaaatgtatgGTTGCTCTCTTGAAGCAACACACACAGTTTGCATTTGAGGATCCTCAGATCCTTCAGTAATATAGAAAATGTGTTGAGGTTGAGCAGCAATACCATGATATGATGGAAAAAAAGTGTAGGATTAtttaagggataatcaacggtttgccgtgtattaaaggattttaaatatGCGCCGCAGAGGGAAAGAACCTCAGTgaagtgcatttaaaatccttgaATGCATTCGCAAGGCGTTGATTATCCTGCTTATTCTATGCTCATGTAAGGAAGAGGTAGGCTGAGTGGATTCCATATGCGGGTCTTTATTACAGGTTCTGTGCTTCAAGTCCAAACAATAATCACAGCTCTGAGTCCAGTCACAGGCGTGAGTCAAAATACAGGGAAAACCATCCAGTAGCAGACTAATCCAAAACCGTAATCCAGAAACGTGAGTCAGAAGAACAAAAGCAAGGGTCATAACAATAAACATCAGCAAAAAACAAGAATGAACGCTTAGCAAGACAGAATAACTGGCAATACTTCGCAAACTAGTAATAGAAGCACATGGCTTAAATACATAGGAACAGGAAATGACCAAACAGGAGCTGATGTGGCAGGAACAGGAAGTGACCAAACAGGAACTGATGTGGCAGGAACAGGAAGTGCACAGAGCTCAATATTCCGGTGAGAGCTCCCTCTGAAGGACGGGAGCCTGATCAGATGTTACATTTTCCCCTCCTCCAGAAACACCTCCAGGTGTTCTTCTCCTAGGACGACCCCTGGGTCTGGGTGCCGGACGATTGGGATGAGCAAGGTGAAAGTCTCTGATAAGAGATGGGTCTAAGATGTCCTTAGCTGCTACCCACGATCTCTCCTCCGGGCCGTATCCCTCCCAATCCACAAGGTATTGCAGTTGACCCCCCCTCCTGCGAGAATCCAAGATCTCCCGAACTAGGTAGGCAGGAGCTCCATCGATCTCGAGTGGAGGAGGAGGGTCCGTGTCAGGAGCTTCAGAGCTCGGTGCCACATGGGCCGGTTTCAGGAGGGATACATGAAAGGAAGGAGAGATGCGGTAATTAGCAGGCAATTCTAACCGGTATGTGACAGGATTAACTTGGTGTAAAATCTTAAAAGGACCAACGTACCTTGGACTTAATTTCTTGCTAGGAAGTTTCAGGCGTAGGTTGCGTGTAGAAAGCCACACCATTTGACCTGGGTGATACTCAGGATGAGGACGTCTGTGACGGTCGGCTTGGATCTTTTGAGATCGTATAGCACGCTGGAGGCGGACATGAGCATTGTCCCATACCCGTTCACTTCTTCTAATCCAGTCATCCACAGCAGGCACCTCAGAAGGCTCCCCAGACCATGGGAACAAGGGAGGCTGGTATCCTAGGACACACTGGAAGGGGGTCAGACCAGTGGAAGAGTGTGTGAGGgaattttgggcatactctgcccaTGGGAGGAAAGTGCTCCACTTCTCCTGTTCATGGCTACAATATGATCTTAAGTATCTACCAATTTCTTGATTGAGGCGCTCAACTTGCCCATTAGCTTGAGGGTGATAGCCCGATGTGAGACTGACATTGATGTTTAAATGCTTGCAAAAAGCCCTCCAGACACGAGATGTAAATTGTGGCCCTCGGTCAGTAACAATATCATCAGGTAATCCATAAACTCTAAACACTTGATTGAATAGAACTTCGGCAGTTTCCATTGCAGTGGGGAGATGTTTCAATGGAATAAGACGACATGACTTTGAGAAGCGGTCGATAGTAACCATGATAGTAGTGAATCCTTGTGAGTTAGGAAGATCAGTGATAAAATCAATGGATAGGTGTGACCAGGGACGTTGGGGAATAGGTAGTGGTTCCAAAAGACCTGCAGGTAGTTGTCGTGGTGTTCGTGTCTGAGCACAGATCTGACAAGTAGTTACATAATTATTGACGTCAACAGACAATGTGGGCCACCAAAACAAATTTCTGACCAACGTCGAGGTACGATTTATTCCAGGATGTCTAGAAGTGAGAGATGTGTGGACCCATTGAATGATTCTGGTGCGAAGACTGGATGGAACATAGATCTTGCCAGTTGGGCACTCTGGAGGGGATGGCTCCTCTTGTAGGGCTTGTTGAATTTCTTCCATAATATCCCAGCGGATGGGCGCAATGATGATGGAGGATGGTAAAATAGTTTCTGGTTTTATATTGGAATCAACTGAGTCATGGATACGTGACAGTGCATCAGCTTTACTATTTTTACTCCCTGGGCGGCAGGGACGTGCACAGACATTTTGAGGGGCAGGGGCTCAAGTGAAATAAAGGGCACTTCTcataattacgtttttttttttttttttttttttaaacaaaaaagtatatatattaacgcaacactgacttcctttaaaaaaattatttaaaaagtttattttatcttcctcaaactcatgcgattgtttaattttcaaaagATGTCTACAAAATAATCAGTTCACTCAGAAACCATGGTCTCCGTAGTATTCACTAGGTTTATAGAGCAGCAAAGGAAACCATTCCACAATGTgcatgttttgaaaacattttctatGCTACTAGTTTAACTTTATTAACTTAATGAAATCTCTGAATATCTTACTTCATTGTTTGAATTAAACTTACCAAAATAATTGAGAAAAAATCAATAAAAGCCAATGTCATGTATGTATTTGTGGTTGTATGAAATACTATTTATAAAGGTttagaggaaattaaaaaaaagttaaattactcataaataaaaagttattttataaatattgttatttttaatgtttaatgttaactTATTTCTACTCAGTTTTATTGATTAATGTACCAGATGCAGTTACTCAGATTTActacattttttagagtgtatctaTCCTCCTTctgtttgcatctgtagatttcttcTAAATTCACCAATTTATGCTATGATATATGCTTATTactaacttattttattacatgaTGCCTTGGTTGAATTCCAATGTAGAATGCGGTCTGTAATTTCGTGCCCCTGCGTCCG is part of the Garra rufa chromosome 1, GarRuf1.0, whole genome shotgun sequence genome and harbors:
- the LOC141341962 gene encoding H-2 class I histocompatibility antigen, Q10 alpha chain-like, yielding ITTFNEKHSLYYIYTGLSKPVNLPGIYEFTAMGLLDDIQIDYYNSGEQKKITKQTWMKEKMQVDYWEKGTQSRKSKEEWFNVNIDVLMKRMRLNESDLHVLQRRVGCEIEQQKNEEKFSKGVYEFSFDGENFLSFDDRDSQWVAPVDAALPTKRKWDNVPMLNQYFKGYLEKECVDWLSKFREYGDEELRKASPPDVYVFAKRSTSYKTKLKLTCIATGFYLRDVTLFIRKYRTSLPEGKIESTGIRPNHDGTFQMKKTVEIWENEKAEYDCFVAHRTFKEPIIINWDGKCIDCLPDKVTVMIATAIGGLLVIALTALIIYIIRKKRIIGQNTDRGQHSENGRNTCELDRYSSQKY